In a genomic window of Gossypium arboreum isolate Shixiya-1 chromosome 9, ASM2569848v2, whole genome shotgun sequence:
- the LOC108455981 gene encoding non-specific lipid-transfer protein P3-like, translating to MAGLKLICGLILLCMLVLEPMATTALTCGQVASQTGSCIRYLQRGGNPPAACCNGVRNLNRQARTTRDRQTACRCLQTAARTISGINAKLAAGLPAKCGVKIPYKISPSTNCNRVR from the exons ATGGCTGGTCTCAAGCTTATTTGTGGCCTAATATTGTTGTGCATGTTGGTGTTGGAACCCATGGCCACAACTGCTCTCACATGTGGACAAGTGGCAAGCCAAACGGGTAGTTGTATAAGGTATTTGCAGCGTGGAGGGAACCCTCCAGCTGCTTGCTGCAACGGAGTTAGGAACCTAAACAGGCAAGCTAGAACCACCCGTGACCGTCAAACTGCATGCAGATGCTTGCAAACTGCCGCTAGGACCATCTCCGGTATCAATGCTAAATTGGCTGCCGGTCTTCCGGCCAAATGCGGTGTCAAAATTCCTTACAAGATCAGCCCCTCCACCAACTGCAATAG AGTGAGATGA
- the LOC108454471 gene encoding non-specific lipid-transfer protein 3, producing the protein MASSGVLKLVSMILIVCMTVMSAPKAAKAAITCSDVVNHLIPCLSYVQNGGTPAAACCSGVKALYGEAQTSPDRQNVCKCIKSAVNGIPYTSNNLNLAAGLPAKCGLQLPYSISPSTDCNKVQ; encoded by the exons ATGGCTAGTTCCGGTGTCCTTAAGTTGGTTTCCATGATTCTCATCGTGTGCATGACGGTGATGAGTGCACCCAAGGCAGCCAAAGCCGCCATCACGTGCAGCGACGTGGTGAACCACTTGATCCCGTGCTTGTCCTACGTACAAAACGGCGGTACACCCGCTGCTGCATGCTGCAGTGGGGTAAAAGCACTCTACGGCGAGGCTCAGACCTCCCCGGACCGCCAAAACGTGTGCAAGTGCATCAAATCGGCGGTGAACGGAATTCCGTACACCAGCAATAACCTCAATCTCGCAGCCGGCCTACCTGCTAAATGTGGTCTCCAACTCCCTTACAGCATCAGCCCCTCCACTGACtgcaacaa GGTGCAGTGA